Sequence from the Caldisericaceae bacterium genome:
TACTTATCTAAATCTATGGAATTATATTAAAAAATACATAAGGGGTGATTTTAGGATGTTTCATTTAGAAATTAGCGAAAAAGACAAAGAAAACATAAAGATGCTTTTCCCTATAATTGAGAATTATGGGTACGAAATAGTAGACGAAGTAATTAAAACATTCTCTAAAGATGAAGAGGCAGTTAAAGCTTTACAAGAGAATAATGTTTCATTTGAACAAGCAAGAGATTCATGGTTTTATTTGTTAAAAACTGTTTTTTCTCCAGAATTTGGTGAAGAATCCGCAAAGAAAATTTCTACAATTGGTAAAACTTATGTTGATTTAGACATCAAAGGGAGTTTATTAACCCAGGTTGCATTTTTACTTTTACTAAAGACTATTGATAAAATTATATCCCTTAATTTAGATAATTTTACAGATTTGCTTAAGTCCATGATAAAATTATTTGCTTACTCTTTTGCGATATTTTCTGATTCGTATAGAAAAGAGATGATTGATTCATTCCTTGAACTTACAGGGTTTAACGAAAACCTTTTTTCAACACAAATAAAAGTAGCAAGAAAAAGACGTCGAGAAAAGTCTAAGGTAACTAACTGACAACCTTAATATATTTTTTGTTGTTGAATATCTTTTAATTTTTTTATAGGATGGTTGTATAGTGATTTTGAATATGCAATCATCCTTAAATCATTTATAATACATATTTAAGTTTTTTCTTTTTTACATTTCTTTAATTTTTTTTAAAGACCATTATTGCCTCTTGACAAAAAAATTTTTTATACTAAAATTAATTAGTTTAGAATAATTTTAAATTAGGAGGTGAAGAAATGGAAGAAATGCATAGATTACCTTTATTAGGTGAAAAATTTCCAGAATTTACTGTCAAAACGACTCATGGTGTAAAAAAATTACCAGAAGATTACAAAGGAAAGTGGTTTGTTCTCTTTAGCCACCCAGCAGATTTTACACCTGTTTGCACCACAGAATTTGTGGCGTTTGCAAAAAGATATGAACAATTCAAAAATCTCAACACAGAACTCATTGGTCTTTCTATTGACCAGGTATTTTCTCACATTAAATGGGTAGAGTGGATCGAAAATACACTAAAAGTCCAAATTCCTTTCCCTATCATTGCTGATGATAGAGGAGAAGTTGCAGAAGCACTCGGCATGATTCATAAAGGAAAGGGAACCAACACAGTAAGAGCAGTATTTATTGTAGATGACAAAGGAATTTTAAGACTCATGCTCTACTACCCACAAGAAGTTGGTAGAAACATGGATGAAATAGTAAGAATTGTAAAAGCCTTACAACTTTCAGATAGAGAAGGCGTTGCAATTCCTGCAAATTGGCCCGACAACGAACTCATAAAGGATGAAGTTATCGTTCCGCCTGCAGCAGATGTTGAAACTGCAGCTAAAAGAATGAAAGAATACACTTGCTTTGATTGGTGGTTCTGCCATAAGAAAGCAAAATAATAACATAATTTTTAATAGGGTGGGCTAAAAGCCTACCCTATTTTTACTTATTACATTAATTCAATTAGAAGTGATTTGCCAATTTCATAACCTCGATTAAAGGCTTTTAGGTTCAAATTTATAAACTGTGGTTTGAACGATTCTTTTATAGTTTCTTCTATGTATTCTTTTTCAATAGGAAAGTCTTTAATAGAAGTAGCTGCTCCAAGAATTACCATGTTAGAAAGGATACTTGCACCAATTTCTTCTGCAACTTTGTCTGCATTGAAAGCAATTACAAGTTTTAAGAGTTTTTTTAATTCTTCAATGTAAGTTTTCCCGTGTAGATATTCACCCATACCAAGAGAAACGGTGAAAGGAACAATCTCACTTTCGTTTACAATTGCAATGGTATTTTTACTTAATTTTGGTAAGCTTCTTACCGCTTCTAAGGGTTCAAAAGCAAGTAGTAAATTTGTTCTACCATTTTTAATGATTGGCCCATTAACATCGCCTATACGCACTTCAACTGGCACAACACCTCCTCTTTGGGACATACCATGAATTTCTGAGGTAACGACATTTAATCCCTTTTTAATGCAAGCTTCTCCAATGATAGTTGAAGTTTTAACTACTCCTTGACCGCCTACACCTGTTATGTAGATATTGTATTCCATAATTTCACCTCAATACATATTACATTAAACTTTCTTAAATGCAAATATTCTTTGTTATAATGGTTTTCTTTTAAGTTGTAAAAAGTGAAATCCCGAGGCTTTCCTTTATTGCGTCTCTTCACTTCTTATGCCATTAGAACAACATTTAAATATTTCTCGTTAAAGCAAAGTATGGCTATGCCTTAATAATGATGCAAGATAATATCTTTAATCGACAAATTTTGTTTGAGTCTATAGAATCACTTTGCGGGGATTACATTCCTAAAAAAGCAAGGTGTTTCAACTTGGTAAGAGTGGAAAATACTAAGCTTTCAACTTCAATATTATCTTACTTTTTATTAAACAATAAACCTATTTATGATATAATTAGATTATGGAAGAGAAATTTAACGAAATTGCAAACGAGTATGATAAATGGTTTGAAACTGAAGTAGGGAGTGTTGTAAAACAACTTGAACTAAAAGCGCTTTTGGAATCTTTAGGAGATATAGAGGGCAAATCTATCCTTGAAGTGGGTATTGGAACCGCTCTATTTGCAATGGAATTGAGAAAACTCAACGCTACTGTTTATGGTATAGATCCAGCAGAGAATATGCTTAAAATTGCTCAATCAAGAGGTTTTGATGTTAAATTCGGCTATGGTGAAGCAATACCATTTGAAGACAACACTTTTGATATAACTCTGTCAATGACATCCATGGAGAATTCAAAATTCCCACAGAAATTCATAAAAGAGATGGTAAGAGTAACAAAACCTAAAGGTAAAGTTGTTGTAGCAGTTTTAAACACGCTTTCGTTTTATGGAGTCTCAAGAAGAATAAGAGGCTTTTTTAGTAAAGATGATCTATTCAAAGGAATGCACTTCTATAACTACTTTGAACTTGAAAAATTGATGAAAGCGTTTTTATGTGATGTTTCTACAAATTCATCGGTATTCTTTAATCCATCACCTCCGAAATTTATTCTTAAAAAAGCCGAGAGCCTTGAAGCGTTTGGAAGAAAATATTTAAAGCCATTTGGCGCATTACTTATTTCAGGAGGAATAAAATGTTAATAACAGCACAATTTTCAATTTACCCCTTGAGGGTAGAAAATTATGGTGATTATGTTTATGAAACTGTCAGAATTGTAAAAAGTTTTGGTCTTGATGTAGAGATTGGACCAACAAGTTCTATTACCTATGGAGAGTCAGAAACAGTCTTAAAAGCCTTTAATGAAGTAATGGAGAAACTTGGCGGCAAAATTCACTTTGTTTTTGTAATAACAGTTTCAAACGCTTGTCCAAAACCGGGTAAAGAAGAAAAGTGATATTTCTATTCTATCCTTCAAAAGAAACGCTTGAGGTAAGTCTTACAGGAAGTGCGTGTGCGTTGAAATGCGCTCACTGTAATGCTCAATACCTTTCAAACATGAAATCAAAGGAGAGTATCTTAAACATCCTTGAAAAAAATCCGAACAAATTTAAAAGCATTCTTATAAGTGGAGGCTCAACTTTAGAAGGTAAAGTGCCAATTCTTGAACATATGGACTTTATTAAGAAAGTGCATTCAATGGGCTTGACGCTTAATTTTCATACGGGGCTTTTAAGCGAAGAGGAAATTAGAACAATTAAGCCTTTTGTAGGGCGTATTTCCTTTGATTTTGTTTATGATGATCGGGTAATACAGGAAGTTTACCATCTGAAAGAGAAAACAAAAGAAGACTTCGAAAAAACATACCTTCTTATGAGAAGAATTATTGGCGGGCGAATAGAAAATGAATATGGTTATCCTTCAAGTAGAGTTGTCCCTCATATAACTTTCGGGCTTAAATGTGGAGAAATAGATTCGGGAGAGGAAGACGCTCTTGATGAACTTGCCTTTATAAAGCCAACACTTCTTGTGATAAACGTGTTTATTCCAACAAAAGGGACTCCTTTTGAAAATTGCAAAACCCCAGATTTGGATAAGGTCTTAAAATTAATTGATAAGGCATATAGAAGAATGTCAAGGACAACAACTCTTTTTTTGGGTTGTATGCGTCCTTTTGGTTACTACAGAGACATGCTCGATGTGGAAGCCTATAAACTTGGAGTAAAGGGGTTTGTGCTGCCCTCAAGAAAGTTAACTGAACTTTTGGAAAGAGACGGTGTTGAGGTTAAAAAAATAAATGAATGTTGCGCACTTATCTAACAAGACTGCTTTAGATTTTGACATAAGAGTTTCAATTGGAAGTCTTGCTCTTCTAAACATGAGGGATATTAAAATTTTAGCGAAACCAACAACCATTTACCTAATGGTTGAGGAACACTGTATGTTTAACTGTCTTTACTGTGCCCAGGCAAGGGAATCAAAAGCAAACTTTGAAAATCTTTCTCGTATAACCTGGCCCAAAGAAAAGTTTGGTAAAGTTCTTGAAAGCCTTATAACCTATAAAGATAAGTATAAAAGAATCTGTTTTCAGGTAGTAAACGGAAGAAACTATTTTGAAAACCTTGTTGGCTTTCTTAGGGCTATGAAAGAGGTAAATCTAAACGTTCCCATATCTATTTCCATAAGAGAATCTAATGAAGAGAGGATTAAACAACTCTTTGAACTTGGTGTTGAAAGAATTGGCCTTCCAATAGATGTTGTCTCAAAAGAAAATTTTTCAAAAATTAGGGGTGGAAATTACGAAGAAACATTTAATAAAATTATTGCTTTTGGAAGAGAATTTAAAGGAAGAATTACAACCCATATTATCGTAGGCCTTTTAGAGACGGATGAAGAACTTATAAATGCCATGAAAGGCTTTTTTGATAATAGTGTTTTGGTTTCACTTTTTGCTTTTACCCCTATTAAAGGCACTCCATTAGAACATTTTAAAACTGTTCCCCTTGAAAGGTATAGGAAGATGCAGTTTGTAAGAAGCCTAATTTTCAAGAATATTCCGTTTTCTCCTATCTATGAGAAAGATACATTAAAGGCAATTGAAATGGATTATAAAAAAGAATTTATTGAAAGCCTTTTAAATGATCTTACAATTTATATGACGCAAGGGTGCCCAAATTGTAATAGGCCTTTCTATAATGAAAAACCTAATGGCCCGATGTATAACTTCCCAACTATGCCAACAATTGGAAATAATGTTGTTTCGTCCTATGTATCCCAAGTAGTTGATGGAAAAGTTATCTTTAAGTGAACTTATACTTCTTTTGGAAATTGGTGCATACTTGCATGATATTGGAAAACTTTCAAGTTATTTCATCTTTTCTAAAGCTAAGGGAGCTAATATCAAAGATTTTCACGGCCAAATACTTTTTTTAGATTACAAAACTGGAAAAATTAGTCAAAGGCTTTACGAGTTTTTAAATACCGATATTTACAAACTTCTTAATATGGATGGAACCTTCAAAGATGTTGAACTTAACTTTTCACTTCTGCATATGGTATGTGCGCATCATGGTTGCTCAAGGTGTTTAAAAGATGGAGCTTGTCCTCTTAAAGACAGGATAGAAAATTTTAAAATTATGTCTCTTTTAAAGACAGTTGACCATATGGATGCTTCAAATCCGTTAGATTCAGGAAAACAGGGGTTTTTTAATGTTTCTATTGATAAGTTTTTTAAAAAAGAAGAAGTGCCTGTAAAAAACCTTAACAAGATAAGAGAGGAACTTTACAATAAACTCGATGAAGTTGTATTAAAGTATGATAAAAAAGAAATAGATACCAAAACTTTAAGAAATAGCATTATAGATACCACAAAAGGACCATTTTTGAAAACTCTCTCAGAGACCAGGTTATACGCAAATGATATAACCCTTTTTGACCATTCTTTTGCAACATCAACTTTGTTTAAAGCATATCTTAGCGCCTATTTTTATTTTGACTTTCCATTCCCTA
This genomic interval carries:
- a CDS encoding peroxiredoxin, coding for MEEMHRLPLLGEKFPEFTVKTTHGVKKLPEDYKGKWFVLFSHPADFTPVCTTEFVAFAKRYEQFKNLNTELIGLSIDQVFSHIKWVEWIENTLKVQIPFPIIADDRGEVAEALGMIHKGKGTNTVRAVFIVDDKGILRLMLYYPQEVGRNMDEIVRIVKALQLSDREGVAIPANWPDNELIKDEVIVPPAADVETAAKRMKEYTCFDWWFCHKKAK
- a CDS encoding indolepyruvate oxidoreductase subunit beta produces the protein MEYNIYITGVGGQGVVKTSTIIGEACIKKGLNVVTSEIHGMSQRGGVVPVEVRIGDVNGPIIKNGRTNLLLAFEPLEAVRSLPKLSKNTIAIVNESEIVPFTVSLGMGEYLHGKTYIEELKKLLKLVIAFNADKVAEEIGASILSNMVILGAATSIKDFPIEKEYIEETIKESFKPQFINLNLKAFNRGYEIGKSLLIELM
- a CDS encoding class I SAM-dependent methyltransferase; amino-acid sequence: MEEKFNEIANEYDKWFETEVGSVVKQLELKALLESLGDIEGKSILEVGIGTALFAMELRKLNATVYGIDPAENMLKIAQSRGFDVKFGYGEAIPFEDNTFDITLSMTSMENSKFPQKFIKEMVRVTKPKGKVVVAVLNTLSFYGVSRRIRGFFSKDDLFKGMHFYNYFELEKLMKAFLCDVSTNSSVFFNPSPPKFILKKAESLEAFGRKYLKPFGALLISGGIKC
- a CDS encoding Ykof family thiamine-binding protein, which produces MLITAQFSIYPLRVENYGDYVYETVRIVKSFGLDVEIGPTSSITYGESETVLKAFNEVMEKLGGKIHFVFVITVSNACPKPGKEEK
- a CDS encoding radical SAM protein, coding for MNVAHLSNKTALDFDIRVSIGSLALLNMRDIKILAKPTTIYLMVEEHCMFNCLYCAQARESKANFENLSRITWPKEKFGKVLESLITYKDKYKRICFQVVNGRNYFENLVGFLRAMKEVNLNVPISISIRESNEERIKQLFELGVERIGLPIDVVSKENFSKIRGGNYEETFNKIIAFGREFKGRITTHIIVGLLETDEELINAMKGFFDNSVLVSLFAFTPIKGTPLEHFKTVPLERYRKMQFVRSLIFKNIPFSPIYEKDTLKAIEMDYKKEFIESLLNDLTIYMTQGCPNCNRPFYNEKPNGPMYNFPTMPTIGNNVVSSYVSQVVDGKVIFK